One Hoplias malabaricus isolate fHopMal1 chromosome 12, fHopMal1.hap1, whole genome shotgun sequence genomic window, CAATCTTTCTTTTTGAAAAGGCAAGAGAAGGTATTAAAGGAGACCGTGGTCGAGATGGAGATCCAGGTATTGCTGGACTGCCAGGAGAGAGAGGACCCCCAGGTCTTCCTGGGATTGGCCGACCAGGAGAGCCTGGAGAGAAGGGCAGCCCAGGACAACGGGGTATACCTGGATTACCAGGACATCCAGGTGAGTAATTCACAAAATCTctattgtttgttattttgtgcTTCCTATATTTAATGCTTCCTCTGGGTTAATTACTTGTCATTTCCTTTAgatctttgttttctttaattacTTCCAACTACAGGATCTAAAGGTGAACCTGGAATAAGTGTGAGCTCACCTGGACCTCAGGGTCCACCAGGACCTCCTGGAGTACCTGGAATACCTGGCCTTCAAGGTGACATATTATCAGCTGTATTATTATTCCTTATTCCTTACTGAGCCTTGAAGATTATTGAACAATATCAGTTACAGTAGATAAAtcaataaagcaaaaataaattatgtACCTCAGGCACCTGTgatgttaaaataaatgttggcATTCGTTTCTTTTTTTAAGGTAAATTTGGGCCTCCTGGTGATCAAGGGTTTCCAGGATTGCAAGGCCATAAGGGTGAACCTGGCTCTCCAGGAGTTGGACTTCCTGGTCCTCCAGGGCCAAGAGGTAACTTTTGCATTAATCGTATTGGTCTTATGTGAAGTGTCAAagtattgttttatgtatgaCCTAATAACAGTACCATTATTTTTATCAAtgcccttttctttttttctttaggGCATTCTGGTGTACCAGGTTCCCATGGACTCCCTGGAGAGCCAGGTCGACCAGGCCAGGATGGTGTTCCTGGACTTCAAGGACCAGCGGGACAAAAAGTAAGGTGCTTCGAAAGTGCATGGGTGtgatattgttttttaataGCATCCTATGAGAAAGTCCATTGATTTGGGCCCTGCAATTAATAACTTAAAGGGTGAACCAGGAGTTGGCCAGCGAGGACCCAAGGGCTCTGTGGGACAACCAGGAGTGCCAGGGTTTCCAGGTGAAAAGGGTAATGTAGGAATGCCAGGTGTACCTGGAACAGAAGGACACACTGGGCCACCTGGTCCTCAAGGAGTGAAAGGTAAGTTAAATGTTTGCTGGCACATATTGAAAAATGTTGTATTTAGCTGCCAATAAATTCAGAATTAATTAACCACATAAACCAAACATGCCCAGAGCCCCCACAGAAAATTTATTAAAATCTGCCACTAGGGATGGTACGTTGATGTTCCTGAtgacagcattcattcattgtctataactgcttatccaatttagggttgagGTGGGTTCAGAGTttgcccggaatcactgggcgcaaggcgggagcaCACCTTGGAGGGCGCACCAGTCCTTTGAAGGGCAGCACACACTGACTTATTCACTGACatactcacatctatggacactttagtgGCCAATGCACTTTGGAATGTTTGAGGAAACCGTACCAAATATACAaaccatctacactgttaaacctcaggtCTTGTCggatactgaccttactttgttTTCTCCATCATTAGCATTAAGCCTGTTGGCTtcatcacatatttgttaataaatttaaccatttaaccaccaaaATACAATAAAGTTCACTGTcgccttttctctctctgttggaGACGATTATTAGTAAACTTTagggtgtttacaacctaattaattaacatttaataaacaggaactaaacaatttataaacataagtgtagtcttattacCACAGTGCAATCACAGGTGAGCAAGTCACCCATTCCATGTGCCCTAATGCCCCTTCACATCATCACGGATGCTGACTTTTGAACTGTACACTTATAGCAAGTCGGGTGGTCCCTCTTCTCTTTAGCCCGGAGGACGCATAAtacaatattttcaaaaataattaaaaattgtaTATTTTGGACCACagggcacttttccactttgcctcAGTTCATCTGAGCTTAGGCCCAGGGAAGGCGTCAGACCTACTGGATCCTATTTATATATGGTTTTTATTATGATATTTGTTGATGCAGTGACAAAAAAGTctttacacacagtgtaaagttTTTTGCAAGAATTTCTGAGACCGTGCAAtaatttccactacagaaaccTGTCTGTTAATGATTCAGTGTCACTTCAGGGCCAGAAGATCACAGCCAGCCAGTATGGTTTTGGGTCTTGTCAGTTGCATATGGATATTATTTgcagattctctgaattttaaatCGTGTTACGTACTGTACATGATGAAATCCTCAAGTATTTACTGTTTTATCTTAATTTCTGGAGTTTTCCTCCCATCTTTATTTCTGAAAAACTCAGTCTTTCTGAGATGTGATAATATCAGTTACCAGTTAACAATATCCTTAATTAGATTTTGCATAGCGAAATGGCGTTTTTACAATGTTCATACACAAGACATTCTAATGTCATAGGTCACGTCACTGCCACACACACgccagggtcttggggttgcAAATATAGTCTCAACTTGGGTCACTGGCTGtcaggagtatggtgtgttcggTGTGCATGTGCTCTGGGTGTTCCAAttacctcccacagtacaaaaacatatgttggccATAGgttgattggctgtgtgaaaatgGTCACAGGTATGAAtgcatgagtgactggttgagtgtgacATGCCCTGGACTAGTGCTCTATCCAGAGTACGTTTTTGCTTTGCAGTCAATAATTCAATGATTTTGCTctcagacccactgcaaccctgatcatgatgaagtgtttacagaatatgaatgaaataaatcagtGGATGTCATTTTTGAGCAAGCATGTGAGCTCATTCATTGCATATTTGGATAAGTCAGTGCTTATTATTAATGTCCTGTTCAAACTGAATGGAAATCAGCAAACTTCAGTTTTGTATAATaagtagatagatagatagatagatacttacttacttactttatTGTCAGATCCAATATCTGAAATGTATCTTGCATTGAAACAGTAGCTCTATTAagatacaataaataaacattacaattaacaaaaaaaattgaaacTGCTTTCATAGATATGAATTAAGCTctttgtgtacatatttatgtagGGATTCCCCATGACTATATATACTATTTATCCTAATTTTACACATTCAGGTGACCAAGGTCCTCCAGGAGCTTCTGGTTTGGCAGGACCACCTGGACCTCCAGGACCCGGTGAACCTGGTGCACCTGGACCAATGGGACCCCCTGGAAAACCTGGTCCCTCTGGTGAGTTCCTCTTTGATTCTTCTTAACCTAATACTTATGAACCTGGCAGTACAAACACATCTGTACACCCATCTACTTCACTTATGTTTCTGCATATCATAGGATTTACTGgtgaaaagggagagaaaggtCTGCCAGGTTTTCCAGGTCCATCAATGCCTGGTCCTCCGGGTGAGAAAGGTACCTCAGGGTTACCTGGGTTCCCAGGACCTAAGGGTTTGCCAGGAGAACCAGGACGGCCTGGAAAAGATGGATTCCCTGGGGAAAGAGGTAGGTGCTCGGTTTTCAGTACCCTTTCCATCATCTCTCTGTGATGCATATGTACCCATTGTTTTTTGAATAAACTTTCCCTTGGTTCTGTGAATTTGTTTGTAGGTCCCAAAGGAGATGTAGGAATAATGGGAGAACCTGGGCAACCTGGATTGCAAGGTGAACGGGGACAACCTGGATCAGTTGGACCAAGAGGTAAAGCATTAGTGATGTATACTGTGTCAGTTATTTGTTATATGCACACAACcttttgcattttgcataatgtttgCTAACATTCTGTGTGCTCTTGATTAAATATAATCTTGTTAGGTGATCCGGGTGTGACTGGGCCTAGGGGAGTGATTGGTGAACAAGGTCCCAAAGGAGAAAGAGGTGAACAAGGAGAACGTGGGCCACCTGGAAATATGACTGAAGTGGACATGGAAAATTTGAAAGGACAAAAAGGAGACATTGGAGAACGAGGTTTGAGGACAACATTGTAAAATTGAACTTTCAGATTtccaaaagcataaaaacactgaaGTGTCTAAATTCTTGTACAGGGGATCCTGGTCTTACAGGACAGAAAGGATACCCTGGAACACATGGAGATCCTGGAATGCCTGGAAAGGACGGAATGCCTGGATTACCAGGACAGCCAGGTAATATTCCTGTCAGTAATGTACTGTAAGCTCAGTGATGAACACTAAAGTTCAGTTGCCACCACAGAAAgatgaaaatattatttatgtttacacCACAGGTGATAAAGGTGATCCTGGAGTACCTGGAGAGCCTGGGGTACCAGGACAACATGGAATTAAAGGCAGCATAGGAGAAATGGGAATTCCAGGTATGTAGCATAAAACCTACAAAAGACAAATTCATACTGGatttctgaaatatatttatttatttatttatttagttagttttgcactggagctacaaaGCTAGCATATCTGACCAAAGAGGTTTACAATACTGTATTTCAACTGTTATTTGCTATTTTTAATTCCCTGCTATTGTTTTTCGATTGAGACACAACTGAGGATGGTCATAAATACGATCACTGCCAGAAGAAGAACACATGACTTTTTGCACTTGTCTGCATTACTAACTTGTCTAATGGGTTTACAGGTGTAAGTGGGCCAAAGGGTTCGAAAGGGACAAGTGGGACACCTGGCCATCATGGTTTTAAGGGAGATGAAGGTCAAAAAGGTGATAAAGGAGCACCTGGCCTGCCAGGAATAGGAATCCCTGGCCTTCCTGGTGAACAGGTGCAGTGTTTATATGTctgctaatttttttttatggttCACATAAAATGTATTGCCTGTTAGAATATTAACAATTTCAGTAAATATCTGAACAAATATCAGTATTGAAAAATAACACTCAATGTAGCTGTGCTAAACTACATAAATATCCTATTCCCACAGGGTCAAATGGGTCCACCTGGTTTCCCTGGGGAGTCTGGACAAAAGGGAGTGAAAGGTGGAATGGGTGTCCCTGGTAGTCCAGGACGTCCAGGGACAAAAGGAGATATAGGGCTCCCTGGCCATACAGGCAAGTGATAGggttctgctgataccacatatacCTACATTGGGTGAAAATCACTAAACTATTTCACACTCAAATATGTGTGCGATTTTCCaaattaaaactaaattaatATAGGCAGAATATATAGGTCCTTGAGGCTCAATTGTAAAAGTTGACATGACACGTTACACACATtgacacacacaacaaacatcacacacacagaatctgatacacagcacacagacactcagagacATATAACACACATCAAAACAACTACATAAACCCAGATTGTACTACACCTTGTTAGGCCTCATTGGCACATACTGTAACAGGGGTCATTGTGCAAGATTAATTATGATAGATTCTGCCCTTTTTGTGACAATGCTCTATCCATACTGCTGTAATTTTCATCACTGTGCAGATTGGTTAATTAGGCTAGCGCATGCTTGAATCCTCAGACTGCTGCTTGCAGCTATATTTACTATTTAATTTCTGAGCAGGTAGCCCAGGGGTGCCAGGAGAAAAAGGTGCGGTGGGCTTACCTGGGTTACCAGGAGATCCTGGTCTTCACGGACGGCCAGGTGTGTAATATCATTCTCTTGTATAGTGTCATAATGTCCATTATGAACTCATTTTACTAGTACAAGAATGTTTAAGTGTCAGTATTGTTTTCAAACATCATTTGCACATTACAATGTCTTGCTTGTATGCAGGTGACACTGGTATGCAAGGTCCCCCTGGGCAGCCAGGGGAGAAAGGAGATCCAGGAATAGATGGCATTCCTGGGTCCTCTGGTGAAAGGGGTGACCCAGGTAAGTGATTGTTTTTCCAGATACACCCTTGAAAATATGGATCAGTAGGCCTGGTTGATAATATTATCAATATGTATTGTCTTCagcaatgttaaaaaaatagttttaaaacattCAATATTTTCACATAATAAATACGCAGCATTTGGCTTTATGAATAAAACCCATTTATGCTCCGTCCTGACTTTTAAACAGCCTATCAGAGCCTTTTATGATGGATTATGCTATAGGTGACACGCAAACAATCAAACACATGTAGCTTTCTGATACCTTAAAAGCACTAGTCACTTTACCAGTTCAGCGGTTTTTATCAGAAAAAGCACTGTCCAAGCAGTGGTCATATAGTGCGGCATACTGACTTGAAAGTGTGGAATAGTCTTTCTGGAGCTTTATCCTATGTGCTAATTTAGCAGTcaacaaactataaaaaaatTACACCTGATATTACGCAAAGACAACATACCATGCtacacacaaaataatgttattaaagTATTTGCAATGGCAACTGTGTAATGACAGATTTGGGCACAGTGGAATAATTGTTGATTTCAGTCCAGTTTAAGTAGCCAAAGAACTAACCAGCTGAGCATCAGCTAAcagcaataacaaaaacatggaCATAAATATGATTAGACAGTGTCATGCCAGAGcactttgaatattttaaataatgataataaaatcaTTAGCATTAAAAACATTTGGTGTATCCattgtatacattttaaaagcattttaataattgtgataatgttacaaaaaatgtatattgtgaTAATTATCTATATTAATCAACATTTATTTTCCCCCAAGGAAATATCATCCAAGCCTGTGAATGAGACTATCTTGTTCTGAAAGAAAACAGACCATGTTATGGTGTTTGACACACAAACATTTGAATATGGCTACATCCCTCAAATCTTATACACTTAACTTAAGATTGAATCTTCCGTTTACAGGTATGAGTTTCAATTAAAAATGATgtgttgattatttatttttattcaggtttaccTGGCAGAGGCTTTCCTGGAATTCCTGGACAGTTGGGAATCAAAGGTCAGAGACTCTGATTTGACTGAAATTAGCCCCAATTAACATTTTCAATTTTCAAGAACTgaattaaagaaaagaaaatagtcttttaaaaaaaacctaaattTTCACACCAATAACTTATATATGTATACAGAGTTAATTTTctgtcatttatttacaaaaaaatataaaatcagcAAACAATTTTCAACAATCAAAAGGAAAATTAAATGTTGCAAAtgcaaaaatagaaaaaataaaataaaacataaattatgcattttttaaaagatgtgaaagacagctgctgtgttcgaATAAAGTagataaactaaaaatggacaaaaatggagacacaGGTTTTTGATTAGACAAAGAAGATACGTTGCTTTTGGATGCTAATATCCTGGACAACCAGTACCTATAGGTGACCAGCTAAACCAGCACCAGACCAACACCAACAAACCTCAGCATTAAAGGCATGAAGATCTGTGCTATTTTGCAGCAGCAGGGTATGGAAACGTACCCTCCTACACCACCTATGTTACTATTTCtctttggttttatttttattttgtgtttctaGTAACATATTTAATGCAGCACACTGCTTCTCTCCCCACTCACTTGCAATTACAGTTTTCTCTACTCACTTGCAATTACACATACAGTTTGCACCTGTTGTGAGGGTGGacagaaatatttaatgtaaagcaataattacatgaaataaaacactttaaataataTTCTCTGAATGAAAGTTTAGTAATTGATGAaagtttaataatttaatatcgaaataaatataaaaatgttacaatatatttttaggGCCACAGTCATGTTTGAAACATACAAGTCATACACTGCGCAGCAGACACATTAACCATGGCCCCAATAGGAATCTCTCAAACAAACTTTGCCCTATTTGTTTGAATACTCACTAAAACAATATGATTTTCTACTTCAGGTGATACAGGCCCCCCAGGTCTCCCTGGCAGTCCTGGAATGCCAGGTATTCCTGGAACCAAAGGAGACAAGGGCTTGCCAGGTCTTCAGGGGTTCGAGGGTCCACCTGGAGAAAGAGGACCACCAGGGCCTTCTAAGGAGGGACCTAAAGGAGATAAAGGAGCTCAAGGATTTCCAGGAGAGCCAGGTACATCTCATATGTCTTACTATTGCTAATATAGAGTTCTTAAGCTTGTTTAGAAGATGCTTCATTGTTGTGCATTACTTTTACTACCTGAAAagtgttttgcttttttgggGCCTAACTATTATATCTGTGAATAGAATGTCAACAGATGGTGATAATACATAATGAGGCATTATTTTGTAATTACAAGAAACCATATACTGCACAGAATTCTATGAAGCATTGCTTTTTTGTGGTTGTAtttaagaaaacaataaaaacataatgcTTTTCAtctgatattacatttaatagcaATATAATTGACTGTATCAATCAGTACTGATATTAGGCATAAtatcatattttcatattttgtgtCATGTTTGCAGGGCAGTTTGGTGCCCCAGGTCCAGTAGGAGTTCCCGGAAGTCCGGGAGACAAAGGAGAGAAGGGAGATAAAGGTTTCGTTGGCCCACAGGGTACTGAGGGTTTGAAAGGCGACAAAGGCTTCACTGGTCTTCCTGTAAGTTAAATGTCATATTACAGGcatgtaaattcattcattcattcaggcattcattcattcattcattcattcattcattaatgttCTGATATGGATTGCTACCAGCAATAACTATAATTATGGAATATGACAAGACAACACATTTCATAACTGTATATGTGCCATTCAGGGTGAGCCTGGATTACCAGGTTATAATGGACCAAAGGGTGAGATGGGAATTCAAGGTGTTCCTGGCTTCCCAGGTGAGATTTATATGAAAGAGTGTATCTGATATAATCTTTTTTAGGTCTGTCACACAAAGCACAAAGTAGCAAAATATTCTGCTGTGTTTTGTGCTGTGCAATAGTCTTGATCTGGTCCTGCTCTTCTGTTCTtctttgtatatatttgtgtctGAAATAAGTAATGATTTCATGGCATTATGTCTTCTTCAGGAATGAAAGGTGAACCTGGAATGACTGGTTTCAAGGGTGAGACTGGGGACAGAGGATTCCCAGGACCTAAAGGTAATTGAACATTTTGTTCTACTGATGATTATTTAGGTGATGCTGTATGTTTAGCAGTACATATTTGGCATGTTATATAATGCTGGATTTCAATGATTTTACTCTCTAATACCTAAGGAAATGTGGGATACCCTGGACCTCCTGGCCCCCACACCTTCATCAAAGGTGATATCGGCCCTCCGGGACCACAGGGTCCCCCAGGTCTGCCTGGGGCTCAGGGACATCCTGGAGATAAAGGAGCGCAAGGTAGGGCCATATGCTTTATCCTACAAACATGAACTCAAGCAGCTGGTCAGCTATAAACTGGGGTTTTGGAATCTTAAATCACATTCATGCAATTTAATTGCTAATAGTGTTGGCCCTGTCTcattcagttttgttttcttttaccaAATCCTATATCATTGCCTATCCAGGACAGTCGGGTATACAGGGTGTTAAAGGAGAAGATGGGCCACCAGGATACAATGGAATTCCTGGAGCTAAAGGAGATCCTGGGCTTCCTGGACCTTCAGGTATGATTGTTTACATGCCAGAATATGTTCTGCCATTGTGTTGAATAATCTTTAATATACATTACCACATTCTGATATTCTATTTGGATTTAATTTTGCTTTCTTAAGGAATCAGAGGATATCCAGGCCCCCCAGGTCCTGATGGAGTCCCTGGTCAGGTTGGCCCTCCTGGCCCCTCCTCTATGGACCATGGCTTCCTAGTAACTCGCCATAGTCAATCGGTAGATGTGCCACACTGTCCTCAAGGAACCACTCCAATCTACGATGGATATTCCCTCCTCTACGTGCAAGGCAATGAGCGATCACACGGCCAGGACCTgggtcagtttcacacatacATTTCCACAATTTACACATTTGAACAAATTGGATTAATTGGAATTTTGGACCAAAAGGTACACTTTGGAGCACATGAGCCAAACTCACTATACAAGACTTTACCCTACATCTGTTCCTAAACTCAAAGATGTGGCTGAACGCTGTCAGATCCTCACTAAATCTTCTCAAAATCTAATAAAATGCCTTCTcaaaagagtagaggctgttactgcagcaaagtgggaCACAAAATTACCCACAAAGTACTTTcaatttcagaaaaaatgttGGATATTTGCAGACAAATGAACAGACCAGAGTCAGAACAAATGACAGTCTAAGAGGACTGGTGAACATGCTAACTATGTAATAGGAAAATGCAGAACATCAAAGCTAATGGATGCTCTTTTTGTTTTATAGGTACGGCTGGTAGCTGCCTGCGGAAGTTCAGCCCCATGCCTTTCCTCTTCTGCAACATCAATAATGTGTGTAACTTTGCCTCTCGTAATGACTACTCCTACTGGCTCACCTCTCCTGAGCCCATGCCTATGAGTATGGCCCCAGTGACTGGAGATAGCATCAAACCATTTATCAGCAGGTCAGTAGGTGTTTTAATATCATAAGATCTTGTGCATTAATTTaaccaattttatttattttttctcaaaatgaaaacTATTTGCACTCTGTATAACAATTTGTGAAATATTGTTAATGTGATATGAGCTGCTAGAGAGCAAGAAGGGATGAGAGGAGAATGTTGAGAATGTGTAAAAAGTGTTCACACCTCTCCACAAAAAAACTGTGCAAAGGTTAAACAGACAGGTTTTATGAACTTTCTATATGTCAATGTTTGAAAACTCCACACATTTTATGGCTGCTTTAAAAATGGCCCAATGCTGTGGGGAAATAGCTTTTAAAGAATTGGTGACAGACATCCTTATCTtattgataaaaaataaatagagaTGGTCGGCCCAGTCAAATTACAACAATTATGTTGTATTGTTGTAAACAATTATTATCTTTACATaggtgtgctgtgtgtgaggcCCCTGCCATGGTGATTGCTGTGCACAGTCAGAGTGTTGCAATTCCACCCTGCCCTCATGACTGGACCTCTCTCTGGATAGGATATTCCTTTGTAATGGTGAGAGAAAGCAAAATATCTAGTGTAGAATATGTATAAATTGGATTAAAGCTTataatccctctctctctctctctctctctctctctctctctctctctctctctctctctctctctctctctctctctctctctctctctctctctctctctctctctctctctctctctctcagcacaccAGTGCAGGTGCTGAGGGCTCTGGTCAGGCTCTGGCCTCTCCTGGCTCCTGCCTTGAGGAGTTCCGCTCTGCCCCCTTCATTGAGTGTCATGGCCGTGGCACCTGCAACTACTATGCCAACTCCTACAGCTTCTGGCTGGCCACCATTGAGGATGATGAAATGTTTAGGTATACATTTACACATTCTATTCATAATTCTATGATATTTGACCACTCCACATGTATGCAAACAATGTTTGCAGTAGAACAAGGTCTTGGAATAACCCTATGCTTTccatgttcacattttctttaCTGCAATTCACATCATCATTGAAGAGGAGAATGCGTAACCTCGGTGAACATGTCATGAGTTTATCTGCATCAAAACAGAGCAGAATCAAATTTATAAGGAGACTATACAGTTGTAATGAAATCAGGTCCTAAAGTTTGTTGTAGGTTGCCTACTTTATCATCTGATTATACTCCTAGATAAGAGGAATCTGCAGAAATTCTGTAGTAGCATGTTTGCTGACAACATATTTGAACAactctgctgtttattttaGCTAAAATCCAGAAAACAAGGAAAATGTCTTTTTATCCACTAGGGGGAAGTGCAAATCTTGCACATGCTATGGTTTCAGCTCTAGAAGGTTGACAGTAGAACATAAAACTATTAAAGTCTATGACAGATGAATGTTTTTAGTTATGCTTAATGGGACATTAGTATAATGGAACATTATGGGAGAGCATTGTTGCACAATAGGCTGCAGCTCATTCTTTAATATGGCCGCATACGCACTGACCATTACACAAGCATGGAGCACAATCATCTGGTTTAATGAGTCCCATGGGATGGCTGCCTATACCATATGGCTCCACCACCATGTTTAATAGTTGGCTAATGTGGGTTGAAGACCTCTATTGATTTTCTTCAGCCATAAACATGGCATGAATAGCGAACTGTCAAGTCAAACAATTTTTTATATCGCTCAGGTGTCCAGCTCCTTATAGCATGTTATGTTTCTCTGTGCACTGGCCTTATGTAAAGTTGCAGTTCATTGTGAAACACACAACCTGTGTCTTGCATTAAGACTATTATGAAGTTGCTAATTCAGTTCTGTGGTTACTTTTTATTATCAAACATCATGCACTCTTAGAAAAAAAAgggtacggtagaggtacattacatAATTGGTCACAAAATTACAATTACAACAGTGgctttaaagtccagttgtgttccataAATGTACatcacattctcttctccagaagcagAGGTGAATGTTTGttatctacaattataatagaatacaACGCAAATATATTCCCTAGCTAAAGGTACAAATGGACTTGTGAGGGTGCCACCACAgtcacagtttttctgacagtgtggtgAGGAGTTTCTGCAGCACTATTCTTTTTATCAGCTTTTGTTCGTGTTTGGTCTATATTAGCAACAGTGCAGTTTTGTAACAAATGAATCTGCAAACCTGGCAGTTTGGTCTCTTTGTAACTGTGTTAGATACCATGATTGTGTACTAATATCTTAAATGCATATGATCATATCTCTGCTTCACCACTGCAGAAAACACAGGTCTCTAAAGCCCGGTTGTAGGAGGAGGGGGGTGTGTGTTATTCTCCTCTACC contains:
- the col4a1 gene encoding collagen alpha-1(IV) chain — protein: MLFSRGTLFLLAAVLSSVHHSRAEGCSGSSCGACDCNGVKGSKGERGFPGMQGNMGFPGMQGHEGPPGPMGPKGDIGEHGAPGVKGSRGPPGVAGFPGNPGLPGLPGQDGPPGPRGIPGCNGTKGERGTDGLSGLPGLQGPPGIPGLDGMKGDPGGIIGGFIPQKGEPGFQGQPGFPGPHGNPGPEGPVGPPGPQGIKGYPGPPGPPGSTVKPITFLGEKGEKGEQGLRGPPGPAGSIHEAGQGPVTHYVPGPPGDRGEKGQKGDKCNIYDAGIKGDPGPPGAPGKEGKDGENGAKGEQGDPGFSGNDGLKGQKGERGLPVYVNGAPGLPGLPGQQGQTGPPGQRGEPGIPGKFIEGPPGERGFPGEIGQKGDKGADGESLRGLPGADGIAGPPGPPGIVSGVCDIPRGDPGAPGPPGLQGEVGQKGDQGDTCTECTATESPGLPGPKGIKGQQGFPGQAGKKGEKGPPGPSGIPGIPGKEGTQGLMGAPGAQGEPGDIYLPPHLKGAKGEPGLPGNRGFPGIDGLPGNDGRPGIPGQKGEPAREGIKGDRGRDGDPGIAGLPGERGPPGLPGIGRPGEPGEKGSPGQRGIPGLPGHPGSKGEPGISVSSPGPQGPPGPPGVPGIPGLQGKFGPPGDQGFPGLQGHKGEPGSPGVGLPGPPGPRGHSGVPGSHGLPGEPGRPGQDGVPGLQGPAGQKGEPGVGQRGPKGSVGQPGVPGFPGEKGNVGMPGVPGTEGHTGPPGPQGVKGDQGPPGASGLAGPPGPPGPGEPGAPGPMGPPGKPGPSGFTGEKGEKGLPGFPGPSMPGPPGEKGTSGLPGFPGPKGLPGEPGRPGKDGFPGERGPKGDVGIMGEPGQPGLQGERGQPGSVGPRGDPGVTGPRGVIGEQGPKGERGEQGERGPPGNMTEVDMENLKGQKGDIGERGDPGLTGQKGYPGTHGDPGMPGKDGMPGLPGQPGDKGDPGVPGEPGVPGQHGIKGSIGEMGIPGVSGPKGSKGTSGTPGHHGFKGDEGQKGDKGAPGLPGIGIPGLPGEQGQMGPPGFPGESGQKGVKGGMGVPGSPGRPGTKGDIGLPGHTGNPGVPGEKGAVGLPGLPGDPGLHGRPGDTGMQGPPGQPGEKGDPGIDGIPGSSGERGDPGLPGRGFPGIPGQLGIKGDTGPPGLPGSPGMPGIPGTKGDKGLPGLQGFEGPPGERGPPGPSKEGPKGDKGAQGFPGEPGQFGAPGPVGVPGSPGDKGEKGDKGFVGPQGTEGLKGDKGFTGLPGEPGLPGYNGPKGEMGIQGVPGFPGMKGEPGMTGFKGETGDRGFPGPKGNVGYPGPPGPHTFIKGDIGPPGPQGPPGLPGAQGHPGDKGAQGQSGIQGVKGEDGPPGYNGIPGAKGDPGLPGPSGIRGYPGPPGPDGVPGQVGPPGPSSMDHGFLVTRHSQSVDVPHCPQGTTPIYDGYSLLYVQGNERSHGQDLGTAGSCLRKFSPMPFLFCNINNVCNFASRNDYSYWLTSPEPMPMSMAPVTGDSIKPFISRCAVCEAPAMVIAVHSQSVAIPPCPHDWTSLWIGYSFVMHTSAGAEGSGQALASPGSCLEEFRSAPFIECHGRGTCNYYANSYSFWLATIEDDEMFRKPVPTTLKAGSLRTHISRCQVCMKRT